The Astatotilapia calliptera unplaced genomic scaffold, fAstCal1.2 U_scaffold_6, whole genome shotgun sequence region tattaaaaactacATGAAACAAATAGATATTGTTAAGAAATACACTATCATGCcatgaaaaagttaaaaattacACATCTATAATTGTTGTGTGTCATAAAATGCTACAAGTCAATAAGAAAAAATCGATGAGTAATGCGTTTTTCTTTACTCCTTGAAGAGATTAACAGCTAGGTAGGTACAAATTCAGCGTTTGGACAGCACTGTCCTAGGAGCACTGAGAATGTTATGTTTAGTGACAGTGGCTGTTAGCAAGATCATCTGTATGTGACAGCTCTCCATTTTATTTCAAACCTAGATGTTTATAGAGAAAGGGATCCTCCTCACGGAGAACCTCAAACATTTCTGAATCACCACCTTTCCTGCTCACAGTGTCAAAAACCCAACTAGCtttatcttttctgtttttcactgtttttgctTCGTCCACTTCATCTATagttaacacttttttttccagcaggtGGTCCAGCagacagctgagaacaggtcTTGATATACTTTCGATAAAGCTCCTCCGTATCTTTTTTGGACCAGCATCCAAAGATTTCACAGTACCAGTTGTTCCTCCAGTAGGAAAAAGACAAACCTCTGTTTCCCAAACACAGGTGGAGCTGCTCTTGTCTCTCAGACACAGGTTAATATCTGTAAAGACTTCCTTTAACAACACCTGAAATGATGGGAAGTAGCTTTCGAAGAACTCCTCTTGAAAATCAGCTTGTTTTGGTAGAACTTTAATGAGGTCATGTTCAGGATCAGTGGCCAGAGTGTAAGCCTGCTTTGGATGCAGTTTGCAGTCAGAGGTTGTCTCGATGTATATCTCAGTTTTGTCTGACTTCTTCCTGTCACGCCGCATTTTGGGGAACACAACATTACGTGGCAACATGAACACACTGAGGACAGATCTGGGATTACAATCGTTTGGGGGTTTGTAGAAGAGCAGAACCAATGATTGGACCTGGTCAGGAGGAGAGTCTTCATCCTTGACATTACCATAAGCAGAAAACCCTTCGATATTTATAATAGCATGAgttttggttatctggtgagggTGGATAAACTCGATGCCCTCATCTTTCACATGAGCAACCTGCAAGAACTGGCCTCCACCTGTGGAGATGACCTCACAGTGTAGGATATGAAGCTGACACACAGACTGCTGAGGACACGTGATGTCAAACAGAGGTCCTGCAGGCTTCTTGTGGTGTTGGGCCAGCAGCCTTCTGTTCCAAGGGACAGTCCTGTAAACCACATCTCCTTCTCCCTTCATGACAAACATCAGGTTGGTCACACTGCACTGGTACAGGCCTGGACAGGAGCACTGGAACATGTAGGTTTCATCACCAAAATCATCAACACTGATGTTGGGTGTATACTCATGTAACTTCATGGATGGTAAGCTTGCTGCCCGTGTTAAGTTGTTCCTTGGTACGTTGCTCAATAAAGATGAGTGACTTTGAGAGCGAGTCAGGCAGCAGAAAGCTGTGGAGCAGATGTGCAGGTGGGAGCTTGGTGGCAGGGTGCTGCTCACTGAATTAAACTCAGTCCCTACAGGTGTTTCTCCTGTATGATTTTCAACATCTGGATGGGTTTCTGCTTGCCAGGGAGAAGCTCCAAAAGGGTTTTCAAGCTTTTCTTCATTGCTGCATTCAGGAGACCCAGTTACCAGTagactgtgagaaagtgtgGAAACAGACGATTTACTTTGGTATCTGCTGTAGTTCATAGGTTCACAGTTTAATTTAGTAACCTGACTTCTAAGTCTCAAGTTCTTCTCTATTATACTATTAAATTTCAGGCAATCACAAAGTTTGTGAAGAATGTAcggtggggcaaaaaagtatttagtcagccaccgattgtgcaagttcccccacctaaaatgatgacagaggtcagtaatttgcaccagaggtacacgtcaactgtgagagacagaatgtgaaaaaaaaatccatgaatccacatggtaggatttgtaaagaatttattcgtaaatcagggtggaaaataagtatttggtcacctcaaacatggaaaatctctggtgGCTGCCGTGCTCCGTCAACATATGGCTAATTACTGACACAACACTATTTGACAGTGAGATAATCCTGCTGATAGATTCATCAGTGTGCCCTCACTCAAGCCACTCGATGGTGAGTCAGCTACTTTATTTTGGATATAATTGATGAAAATATGGAGCCGCGATCGTTCATTCAAAGAGCCAGTGAGCTAATGCTGGGTCAGTGAAGCTTaagttttgtgtttcatttattaaatatcTGCTTTTCCTATTATTCCGTTATCATTAAATTAATGCTTCTAGCGTTAGGTGAACGATTtaattttgtagtttttagCGTTTTAGATGGTTTTTGTTACGTTTCCTATTTAACACTAAAATGGCCTATGGTACTTTTGAATTActgtatttcccggactacaaagcgcacccaaatattagccgcacaagctaaaatcaggggaaaatcctgttttgtacatacattagccgcacctgactaaaagccgcaggtgtttcaatgttgacttatcatatgtaagagaatatgcacaaagggaattgtcaggaaagagatggctgtttggagacacacaccttttattaatattttgaaaaacaagttatgggtacatatttgcacatgtagtacataacaataacctacagcacaccagaaaaatagattcagactaccttttaggctcaggtgcagcgacacggctttaacaagaagaaaagtcagtcattcaccgtcttcctcttcttcctgcgcaataaaaccaccaaagtcctcttctccagtgtcggaaacgaacaggctcaggatggcttcgtcatccactctcagcttctctccttcgttgtcactttcaaaaccaaagaaatcctcgttgtcagtgtcagagtcgaacaccctctgaagggccgtggcggtgtcctcctctccatcatgcagtagtccagcccttcgaaatccgttggtgatcattgatgttttcacacttttccacgctgtcagaagccaatggtggagttgagcataacttgcttttcgcaagtttatcgccgctcatcatccacgcctcgagctgaacgcgtagcgctactttgaagtttgtttttcgcgctactttgtacggcactacgttgcctggcggatggacatgtgaccaacacaccactcttgaaccccaatccttccgccaggcaacgtagtgccgtacaacagcggaacaaacaaaacaaatccgctcatggacaatccatagaaaagccgcacctgactaaaagccgcagggttcaaagcttgtgcaaaaagtagcggcttatagcccgacaattacggtagttTGAACTCATTTAGACTATTGGACCTGttgcacaaaacacaaacatttaaagtttgtttttgaataACTGAATAAGCCCGCATAGGTTTTCCTGCTAGAGAAGCTCAAAGGATCAGACCTatcaaaatgtatattttggTTAAAATGGATACTggaggtgctctgtgttgccaGCTGAAGTATTCTGGAGTGCACCAGACCAGGCCGAAGAGAGATAATAATGATCCACCAAGAACACATTATGAAATTTCTTAACCCAGTCTTCCTTAACTGGGTGAAGGACATTTTCTAGGACATCTGCCAGTCAGTGacatttttcttcatctcaCAACAGGACACTGCAAGCAACATGGaatacacagagtttctgtctgatttctaagacttttatctgatttagtgctcagctgagataaaataattattgggggtgattttaacatccatgtagatgctaaaaatgacagcctcaacatggcatttaatcaacatggcatttaattagactcaattggtttctctcaaaatgtaaaagaacccacccaccactttaatcacactctagatcttcaTTTAACAtatcgattatcttgttaataatttcacctcctcactacgtacgactctggatactgtagctcctgtgaaagaagtacctgactccgtggtataattctcaaacacgtaccctaaagcagatgactcgtaatctggagaggaaatgcgtgtcacaaatctagaggatcctcatttagcctggagaaatagtttgctgctttataagaaagccctccgcaaagccagaacatcttactattcatcactgattgaagaaaataagaacaaccccaggtttctcttcagcactgtagccaggctgacaaacagtcagagctctgttgagccaaccatccctttaacgttaactagtaatgacttcatgaacttcttcacaaataacatttttatcattagagaaaaaattaccaataatcatcccacagatgtaatattatctacagttactcttagtaccattgatgttaagttagactctttttctccaattgatctttctgagttaacttcaataattacttcctccaaaccatcaacgtgtcttttagaccccattcctacaaactgctcaaagaagtcctgccattaattaatgcttcgatcttaaatatgatcaacctgtctctaatgatcggctatgtaccacaggccttcaagctagctgtagttaaacctttactcaaaaagcatctctagacccagcagtcttagctaattataggccaatctccaaccttcctttatatcaaaaatccttgaaatagtagttgtcaaacagctaacagatcatctgcagaggaatggtttatttgaagagtttcagtcaggtttcagagctcatcacagcacagaaacagctttagtgaaggttacaaatgatcttcttatggcctctgacagtggactcatctctgtgcttgtcctgctagacctcagtgcagcgttcgatactgtcgaccataatatcctattagagcgattagaacatgctgtaggtattacaagtactgcgctgcagtggtttgtatcatatctatctaatagactccaattcgtgcatgtaaatggagagtcctcttcacacactgaggttaattatggagttccacagggttcagtgctaggaccaattctgtttacattatacatgcttcccttaggcagtatcattagaagacatagcatacattttcactgctatgcagatgacacccagctctatctgtccatgaagccagataacacacaccaattagttaaactgcaggaatgtcttaaagacataaagacctggatggccgctaactttctgcttcttaattcagatcaaactgaggttattgtactcggccctgaaaatcgtagaaatatggtatctaaccagattcttactctggatggcattaccttggcctccagtaacgctgtgaggaaccttggagtcatttttgaccaggacatgtccttcaacgcacatattaaacaaatatgtaagactgctttcttccatttgcgcaacatctctaaaattagaaatatcctgtctcagagtgacgctgaaaaactagttcatgcatttattacttccaggctggacgactgtaattcattattatcaggaagtccaaaaaactccctgaaatgccttcagctaatccaaaatgctgcagcaagagtcctgacagggactagaaagagagcagatttctcctgttttggcttcccttc contains the following coding sequences:
- the LOC113018317 gene encoding uncharacterized protein LOC113018317: MTEAEKPSYSLLVTGSPECSNEEKLENPFGASPWQAETHPDVENHTGETPVGTEFNSVSSTLPPSSHLHICSTAFCCLTRSQSHSSLLSNVPRNNLTRAASLPSMKLHEYTPNISVDDFGDETYMFQCSCPGLYQCSVTNLMFVMKGEGDVVYRTVPWNRRLLAQHHKKPAGPLFDITCPQQSVCQLHILHCEVISTGGGQFLQVAHVKDEGIEFIHPHQITKTHAIINIEGFSAYGNVKDEDSPPDQVQSLVLLFYKPPNDCNPRSVLSVFMLPRNVVFPKMRRDRKKSDKTEIYIETTSDCKLHPKQAYTLATDPEHDLIKVLPKQADFQEEFFESYFPSFQVLLKEVFTDINLCLRDKSSSTCVWETEVCLFPTGGTTGTVKSLDAGPKKIRRSFIESISRPVLSCLLDHLLEKKVLTIDEVDEAKTVKNRKDKASWVFDTVSRKGGDSEMFEVLREEDPFLYKHLGLK